Within Fusobacterium sp. FSA-380-WT-3A, the genomic segment ATTTTTACTAAAACAATAGTAGTTACAACTAAGAATATTGGTTTGATAAATGAAGTTCCTTTACTAACAGCTACCTTAGCTCCTAAAGTGGCTCCAAAAACCATAATTATTCCTATTGGTATCGAATAAAAGAAATTTACCTTTCCTAAATAGATAAATAAAATCATACTGGCTAGATTACTTGTTAAATTTAAAATTTTGGCGTTTCCACTGGCATTAGTAAAATCTAATTTGAAAATTTTTATTAGTGCAAAAATTATAAATGAACCTGTACCAGGCCCAAAAAACCCATCATAGAATCCCATTATAAAAGCCATTAATTTTCCATTACGAATATTTATTTTATTAAGCCCTGTGAAATTATTTTCCTCTCCCATTTTTTTATTTATAAGAGTGTAGATAAGAACTAATAGTAACAACACAATAGCTATTGGATATAGATATTTAGAATCTATTAAAACAACAGTTCTAACTCCCATAAGAGCTCCAACAAAAGAAAAAGGAATCATTCTTTTAACCATTTCTTTATTTACTTTACCAGAAGTAGCAAATTTAAGACTACTAGCCACAGTACCTATACTAGAGGAAACTTTATTAGTTCCCAAAGCAATATGAGCTGGTAACCCAGAAGCTAAATAAGCTGGAACAGTTATTAATCCTCCACCACCAGCCACGGCGTCAATAAAAGCAGCGATAAAACAAGCCACTCCTAAAAATAGAAAAGTTCCCAAATCAATATTAGTAAAAAATTGTTCAAACATATCTCCACCCCTAAAAAATAATTATGATATTCTTTAAAATTATTATATTATTTTTTTTAATGATAGTCTATATTTTTGTTAATAAAAAGACCCCTAAGGGTCTTTAATTTTTTGTAACATAAAGAATGTATGGTCAAACTTAAAAAATAAAGTTTTTTCTAGCTATTAGAGATAACTAGAAAGCTTTAACAACTGAACCATTATATTTTTCCTCTATAAAATCAGCTACTTTTTCTGATTGTAGAGCTTTTACAAGAGATTTTATTTCAGGTTTATCTAAATCTTTTGTTCTTACAGCTATAATATTAGCATATGGAGACTCTTTACCTTCTATTACCAAAGCATCTTTAGTAGGATTTAATCCACCTTCCATAGCGAAGTTTCCATTTATTACAGCGAAATCTATATCAGTTAAAACACGAGGTAATTGAGCAGCTTCTAAAGGTTTAAATTTTAATTTCTTAGGATTTTTAGCTATATCAAACTCTGTTGAATAAAGATTTGTAGGGTCTTTTAAAGTTATAATTCCATTGTTGTGAAGAAGTATTAAAGCTCTTCCACCATTAGATGGGTCATTAGGTATAGCCACAGTTGCCCCTTTTTTAATATCATCAAGTGAAGAGTATTTTTTAGAGAATAGCCCTAATGGTTCTACATGGACATTTCCAGCATTAGCTAAATCTAATTTTCTTTCTTCAGCAAATTTTTCTAAATAAGGATAATGTTGGAAGAAGTTAGCGTCTAACTCCCCATCATTTAAAGCTAGGTTAGGAGTTACATAGTCAGTAAACTCTACTATTTTAAGTTCGATTCCCTCTTTTGCTAGTTCAGGTTTAACAACTTCTAATATTTCAGCATGAGGTACAGGAGTTGCTCCTACTTTTAAAGTAGCCCCAAAAGAAGTAGCTCCAAGAGCTAATGAAAGTAATCCAGTTAAAGCAAGTAGTCTAAAGTTTTTTTTCATAAACATCATCTCCTTAAAATTTTTATATAATTAAATATTATCTATTTTTTTTAATTCTATATACTAGATAGTTTCCAAAAGATTGAATAAGTTGAACTAAAATTATAATAACTATTACAGAGTAAATCATAATATCAGTTTTAAATCTTTGGTATCCAAATCTTATAGCTAAATCTCCAAGTCCTCCAGCTCCTATTGTACCAGCCATAGCTGAATATCCAATAAGATTTATAACTGTAACAGTAAGACCATGGATTAGATGAGGTAAAGTTTCAGGAATCATAACTTTAAATATTATAGTGAAGTTACTTGCTCCCATACTAGAACTTGCCTCAATAAGCCCTTTGTCAATTTCACTTAAAGCTCCCTCAACCATTCTAGCCACAAAAGGAGCTGCTGATATTGAAAGAGGTACTATAGCAGCTGTTACCCCTATAGTTGTACCAACTATTATTCTTGAAAGTGGAAATACACAAATCATAAGAATAATAAATGGGAAAGACCTTAAAGTATTGATACAAATTTCTAAAAATCTATTTAAAGTTGGTTTTTCTAAAATACTTCCTTGTCTAGTTACTACTAAAAGAATACCGATTGGAAATCCTATTGCCATTGAAAATATAGTTGAGAAGAATACCATGTATAAAGTCTCTAAAGTTGAAGTAAGAATCATATTAAATACCATCGTATATCACCTCCACAAAAACTCCCTCTTCTTTGAACCAATTTATAGCATCTTTTTGTTCATCTAAATGTCCAGAAAGTTCTATAAATAAGTGCCCTACTTGCATAGTAGAAAGATTTTCAATAGAACCTCCAATTATACTAAAGTCTATATCAAATTTCTTAATAGCTTTTGAAAGTATAGGTTCTTCAGCTATAGAACCAAGGAATTTAAGTTTAATGATACTTTTTCCCTCTCTCTTAACCAATTCAACAGTAGTTTGGTTATCGTTAGGAAGATTAGAAATTAACTCTTTTGTTATATCAGCTTGAGGAGCAGAGAAAATATGGTGTACTCCACCAGTTTCCACAATTTCTCCATTGGCCATAACAGCGACTTTATTACAAATATCTCTTATAACTTCCATTTGGTGAGTTATCATAACTACAGTAAGTCCAAGTTTCTTTTGAATATTTTTTATAAGTTCAAGAATAGATTTTGTAGTTTTAGGGTCTAAGGCTGAAGTTGCCTCATCTGAAAGTAATATTTCAGGGTTGTTTGCCAAGGCTCTAGCTATGGCTACCCTTTGTTTTTGTCCCCCACTTAATTGGCTAGGATAAGAATTTTTCTTTTCAGAAAGTTCTACAAGCTCTAAAAGTTCATCTACTCTTTTATCTATATCTTTTTTATTCCAATTAGCTATTTCAAGAGCAAAAGCTATATTTTCTCCTACTGTTCTTGAAGATAAAAGGTTGAAATGTTGGAATATCATTCCAATTTTCTTTCTTTTTTCAAGTAATTCTTGTTTTCCAAGAGAAACTATATTCACTCCATCTATTATTATCTCTCCACTAGTAGGCTCTTCAAGTCTGTTTAAGAGCCTAATAAGAGATGATTTTCCAGCTCCACTAAGTCCAATTATTCCGAAAATATCTCCTTTACTAATATGTAAATTGACATTTTTTACAGCATGAAGACCATTAGGATATATTTTGTTAGCATTCTTAATATAAATCATTTAACATCCCTCTTTTCTTTGATTGTGTAAAATAAAATTGTAAAAAAAAACTCTAAATTATCTACATCAAGATAACTTAGAGGATATTGCGATTGTTTATTGGTCATCGCCATCTATCTGGAATTAGCACCACACCAAAATAGTAGGTTGCTGAAACATCACAGGGCCAGTCCCTCAGTTTCTCTTGATGGATTATTTATTTGTTTGTGCTATGATATAATAAAAAAAGATATTTGTCAATAGAAAAATAAAAAAATCTAAAAAAAACTTGAAAAATCATGAAAATAATGTATGATAATCTTAAAGAGAACAAATTTCAAGTTATTATTGGAGGTAAACTTTGAAAAGAGAAGATTATATAAGTTGGGATGAATATTTTATGGGAGTTGCTTTACTTTCAGGTAAGAGAAGCAAAGACCCAGGAACTCAAGTAGGAGCTTGTATTGTTACTGAGGATAAAAAAATAGTTGGTGTAGGATATAATGGACTTCCTTTAGGTTGTAATGATGATGAACTTCCTTGGGATAGAGAGGGGGATTTTTTAGAAACAAAATATCCTTATGTTTGTCATGCTGAATTAAACGCCATACTTAACAGTACAAAGAGTTTAAAAGGTTGTACTTTATATGTAGCTCTTTTCCCATGTAATGAGTGT encodes:
- a CDS encoding MetQ/NlpA family ABC transporter substrate-binding protein, with product MKKNFRLLALTGLLSLALGATSFGATLKVGATPVPHAEILEVVKPELAKEGIELKIVEFTDYVTPNLALNDGELDANFFQHYPYLEKFAEERKLDLANAGNVHVEPLGLFSKKYSSLDDIKKGATVAIPNDPSNGGRALILLHNNGIITLKDPTNLYSTEFDIAKNPKKLKFKPLEAAQLPRVLTDIDFAVINGNFAMEGGLNPTKDALVIEGKESPYANIIAVRTKDLDKPEIKSLVKALQSEKVADFIEEKYNGSVVKAF
- a CDS encoding TSUP family transporter, coding for MFEQFFTNIDLGTFLFLGVACFIAAFIDAVAGGGGLITVPAYLASGLPAHIALGTNKVSSSIGTVASSLKFATSGKVNKEMVKRMIPFSFVGALMGVRTVVLIDSKYLYPIAIVLLLLVLIYTLINKKMGEENNFTGLNKINIRNGKLMAFIMGFYDGFFGPGTGSFIIFALIKIFKLDFTNASGNAKILNLTSNLASMILFIYLGKVNFFYSIPIGIIMVFGATLGAKVAVSKGTSFIKPIFLVVTTIVLVKMILESMFGVDVVGFLKELILSIL
- a CDS encoding deaminase, producing the protein MGVALLSGKRSKDPGTQVGACIVTEDKKIVGVGYNGLPLGCNDDELPWDREGDFLETKYPYVCHAELNAILNSTKSLKGCTLYVALFPCNECAKAIIQSGIKEIVFLSEKYSGTPTDIASKKMLDMSGVKYRKLKTNRKTIVLNFDE
- a CDS encoding methionine ABC transporter permease codes for the protein MVFNMILTSTLETLYMVFFSTIFSMAIGFPIGILLVVTRQGSILEKPTLNRFLEICINTLRSFPFIILMICVFPLSRIIVGTTIGVTAAIVPLSISAAPFVARMVEGALSEIDKGLIEASSSMGASNFTIIFKVMIPETLPHLIHGLTVTVINLIGYSAMAGTIGAGGLGDLAIRFGYQRFKTDIMIYSVIVIIILVQLIQSFGNYLVYRIKKNR
- a CDS encoding methionine ABC transporter ATP-binding protein; the protein is MIYIKNANKIYPNGLHAVKNVNLHISKGDIFGIIGLSGAGKSSLIRLLNRLEEPTSGEIIIDGVNIVSLGKQELLEKRKKIGMIFQHFNLLSSRTVGENIAFALEIANWNKKDIDKRVDELLELVELSEKKNSYPSQLSGGQKQRVAIARALANNPEILLSDEATSALDPKTTKSILELIKNIQKKLGLTVVMITHQMEVIRDICNKVAVMANGEIVETGGVHHIFSAPQADITKELISNLPNDNQTTVELVKREGKSIIKLKFLGSIAEEPILSKAIKKFDIDFSIIGGSIENLSTMQVGHLFIELSGHLDEQKDAINWFKEEGVFVEVIYDGI